Proteins encoded by one window of Erythrobacter sp.:
- the rpmH gene encoding 50S ribosomal protein L34, producing MKRTFQPSNLVRARRHGFFARKATVGGRNVLRARRRRGRKKLCA from the coding sequence ATGAAGCGCACTTTTCAGCCGAGCAACCTGGTGCGCGCTCGCCGCCACGGTTTCTTCGCCCGCAAGGCCACTGTCGGTGGCCGCAACGTCCTGCGTGCCCGCCGCCGTCGCGGCCGCAAGAAGCTCTGCGCGTAA
- a CDS encoding alpha/beta hydrolase, producing MLFRLPLLAAFLALLPAPLAAQSYTIVTEEWIEEVPASRYVSTQHEAVERNALAAFGPFRMIDARTAALVDVTDARAPAHFAALLAAYPQVEVLEFVEAPGTHDDVANLEVGRMIRAHGLATSAPAGGSVRSGAVELFLAGTARSIDPESEFAVHGWLDDRGRGAEDYPASAPEHRRYLDYYAEMGMAADAARAFYAMTNSVPFEEALWLTGSEMRGWIGAEETPRVTLAPSLAMLDFQPVLP from the coding sequence ATGCTGTTCCGCCTGCCCCTGCTTGCCGCTTTCCTCGCGCTGTTGCCCGCCCCGCTGGCGGCGCAAAGCTATACGATCGTCACCGAGGAATGGATCGAGGAAGTTCCCGCTTCGCGCTATGTTTCGACGCAGCATGAAGCGGTCGAGCGCAATGCCTTGGCCGCTTTCGGACCGTTTCGGATGATCGATGCCCGCACCGCTGCGCTGGTCGATGTGACCGATGCCCGCGCACCCGCACATTTCGCGGCGTTGCTCGCGGCCTATCCGCAGGTAGAGGTGCTCGAATTTGTCGAGGCTCCCGGCACGCACGACGATGTGGCCAATCTCGAAGTCGGGCGGATGATTCGCGCCCACGGCCTCGCCACCAGCGCGCCCGCAGGTGGATCGGTGCGGTCGGGCGCGGTCGAACTGTTCCTCGCGGGGACCGCGCGCTCCATCGATCCGGAAAGCGAATTCGCCGTCCACGGCTGGCTCGACGATCGCGGGCGCGGGGCGGAAGACTACCCCGCCAGCGCGCCCGAACATCGCCGCTACCTCGACTATTACGCCGAAATGGGTATGGCGGCGGACGCAGCGCGGGCGTTCTACGCGATGACCAATTCGGTGCCCTTCGAAGAGGCGCTGTGGCTGACGGGAAGCGAAATGCGCGGCTGGATCGGTGCGGAGGAAACGCCGCGAGTTACCCTCGCCCCTAGCCTCGCAATGCTTGACTTCCAGCCCGTGCTTCCGTAA
- a CDS encoding YifB family Mg chelatase-like AAA ATPase produces the protein MVSLVSTVAYLGLEARPVEVQCHLAAGMPKFLVVGLPDKAVAESRERVQAALSAMGLSLPPKRITVNLSPADLPKEGSHFDLPIALALLGAMGIVDAEAISEWVAVGELALDGRIVASPGVLLAALHASETEKGLICPKVQGPEARWASDVNVCAAPDLTSLLNHLRGASRLPDPEPGEVEEAAHGPDLKQVKGQETAKRALEIAAAGGHNLLMNGPPGAGKSMLAACLPGILPPLTPAEALEVSMVASVAGTLEGGRISRTRPFRAPHHSASMAALTGGGLRVRPGEVSLAHLGVLFLDELPEFQRPVLDSLRQPLETGKVDVARANAHVAYPARVQLIAAMNPCRCGHLGDPALACSRAPRCAVDYQSKVSGPMLDRIDLHVEVDPVSAADLHLPPPAEGSAQVAARVAAARARQVARGVRSNAELDGDLLETHASPDEAGRKLLMQAAEAMRLSARGYVRMLRVARTIADLAGVEQIGRVHVAEALSYRRQAPRA, from the coding sequence TTGGTTTCTCTCGTTTCGACCGTCGCCTATCTCGGGCTGGAAGCACGCCCGGTGGAAGTGCAGTGCCATCTGGCCGCCGGAATGCCCAAGTTCCTGGTGGTCGGCCTGCCCGACAAGGCAGTCGCCGAAAGCCGCGAGCGGGTGCAGGCGGCGCTCTCGGCGATGGGCCTGTCGCTGCCGCCCAAGCGGATCACCGTGAACCTCTCCCCTGCCGACCTGCCCAAGGAAGGATCGCACTTCGACCTGCCGATTGCGCTGGCGCTCTTGGGCGCGATGGGGATCGTCGATGCCGAGGCGATCAGCGAATGGGTGGCGGTGGGCGAGCTGGCGCTCGACGGGCGGATCGTCGCTTCGCCCGGGGTGCTGCTGGCAGCGCTGCACGCGAGCGAGACCGAAAAAGGCCTGATCTGCCCCAAGGTGCAAGGGCCGGAAGCGCGCTGGGCGAGCGATGTGAATGTCTGCGCCGCGCCCGATCTCACCAGCCTGCTCAATCACCTGCGCGGCGCGAGCCGGCTGCCCGATCCCGAACCGGGCGAGGTCGAGGAAGCCGCGCACGGGCCGGACCTCAAGCAGGTCAAGGGACAGGAAACCGCCAAGCGGGCGCTCGAAATCGCCGCTGCCGGGGGGCACAACCTGTTGATGAACGGGCCGCCGGGCGCGGGCAAATCGATGCTGGCGGCGTGCCTGCCCGGTATCCTCCCGCCGCTCACCCCAGCAGAAGCCCTGGAAGTGAGCATGGTCGCTTCGGTCGCGGGGACGCTGGAGGGCGGGCGGATCAGTCGCACCCGCCCGTTCCGCGCGCCGCACCATTCGGCGAGCATGGCGGCGCTCACCGGCGGCGGGCTGCGGGTCCGCCCCGGCGAAGTCAGCCTCGCGCATCTGGGGGTGCTGTTCCTCGACGAATTGCCCGAATTCCAGCGCCCGGTCCTCGATTCGCTGCGCCAGCCGCTGGAAACGGGCAAGGTCGATGTCGCCCGCGCCAATGCCCACGTCGCCTACCCCGCGCGGGTACAGCTGATTGCGGCGATGAACCCGTGCCGCTGCGGGCACCTGGGCGATCCTGCGCTCGCCTGCTCGCGCGCCCCGCGCTGCGCGGTGGATTACCAGAGCAAGGTTTCGGGGCCGATGCTCGACCGGATCGACCTGCACGTTGAAGTCGATCCGGTCAGCGCCGCCGACCTCCATTTGCCCCCGCCCGCCGAAGGCAGCGCGCAGGTGGCGGCGCGGGTCGCGGCAGCGCGCGCGCGGCAGGTGGCGCGCGGCGTGCGCTCGAACGCCGAGCTCGATGGCGACCTGCTGGAGACGCACGCCTCACCCGACGAGGCCGGGCGCAAGCTGTTGATGCAGGCCGCCGAAGCGATGCGACTCTCGGCGCGCGGCTACGTGCGGATGCTGCGCGTGGCGCGCACGATTGCCGACCTTGCCGGGGTGGAGCAGATCGGGCGGGTGCATGTGGCCGAGGCGCTGAGCTATAGAAGGCAGGCACCCCGCGCGTGA
- a CDS encoding manganese efflux pump, with the protein MIAVLVLAVALAMDAFAVALVRGAAGPHSGWRALETGLAFGIAQGVMPLIGWALGALFVGWLAAVDHWIAFALLAFLGVRMLREGLGDEDEEADKRAGAAPSGRSHFGALLLAAIATSIDAAAAGLTLELFSSPVLLSCALIGGVTLALCAPAYWFAARIGPALGKRAEVFGGIVLIGLGVKILAEHSGWI; encoded by the coding sequence GTGATTGCCGTCCTCGTTCTGGCAGTGGCGCTGGCAATGGACGCCTTTGCGGTCGCGCTGGTGCGCGGGGCGGCAGGGCCGCATTCGGGCTGGCGGGCGCTGGAGACGGGGCTGGCCTTCGGGATAGCTCAGGGGGTGATGCCGCTGATCGGCTGGGCGTTGGGCGCATTGTTCGTCGGCTGGCTGGCTGCGGTGGATCACTGGATCGCCTTTGCCCTGCTCGCCTTCCTCGGCGTCCGGATGTTGCGCGAGGGGCTCGGGGACGAGGATGAAGAGGCCGATAAGAGGGCTGGGGCCGCGCCATCGGGCCGCTCGCACTTCGGCGCGCTCCTGCTTGCCGCGATTGCCACCTCGATCGATGCCGCCGCCGCAGGACTGACGCTGGAGCTGTTCAGTTCGCCCGTGCTGCTATCCTGCGCGCTGATCGGCGGCGTGACGCTGGCTCTGTGCGCCCCGGCCTACTGGTTCGCGGCACGGATCGGCCCGGCGTTAGGCAAGCGGGCGGAAGTCTTCGGTGGGATCGTGCTGATCGGTTTGGGAGTGAAGATACTCGCCGAACACAGCGGCTGGATCTAA
- a CDS encoding helix-turn-helix transcriptional regulator, with protein sequence MGIREPLRELGCGLPHALEVMGERWSFLILRAAFNGLVHFEEFSSELGIARNILSNRLAKLVEHGVMERTPCADDRRKVEYRLTEKGAGLLPAMLALRQWGERYADNITSDLVLVDNRDGQPIAPIALHAHDGREIGWHDLAWQKVGAEWKKDCC encoded by the coding sequence ATGGGAATCAGAGAACCGCTGCGCGAACTGGGTTGTGGCCTGCCGCATGCGCTGGAAGTTATGGGAGAGCGCTGGTCGTTCCTGATCCTGCGCGCGGCGTTCAACGGGCTGGTCCATTTCGAGGAATTCTCCAGCGAGCTGGGCATCGCCCGCAACATCCTTTCCAATCGCCTCGCCAAGCTGGTTGAGCACGGGGTAATGGAGCGCACGCCCTGCGCGGATGACCGGCGCAAGGTGGAATACCGGCTGACCGAAAAGGGCGCAGGTCTGCTCCCCGCCATGCTCGCGCTGCGCCAGTGGGGCGAACGCTATGCCGACAATATCACCTCCGATCTGGTGCTGGTAGACAACCGTGACGGCCAACCGATCGCCCCGATCGCACTGCACGCCCATGACGGGCGCGAAATCGGCTGGCATGATCTGGCGTGGCAAAAGGTGGGCGCCGAGTGGAAGAAGGACTGCTGTTAG
- a CDS encoding HAD family phosphatase: MSDAHPVGAVVFDIGRVIIRWDLRYLFEKLIDDPAELDWFLANVVTEQWHHQQDEGRPLAEIVPERIARFPEHEPLIRAYAERFAETYPEHIPGTLDLIERLKARGVPLFGLSNFGADFWDVFHAGQPVFEGFGDIVVSGHEKLAKPDPAIYALAERRFGLPPQSLLFIDDKPENIAAAVARGWQGHVFTDAERLEQDLVARGLIG, from the coding sequence ATGTCTGATGCGCATCCCGTTGGCGCCGTCGTCTTCGACATCGGGCGGGTCATCATCCGCTGGGACCTGCGGTACCTGTTCGAAAAGCTGATCGACGATCCGGCGGAACTGGACTGGTTCCTTGCCAATGTCGTCACCGAGCAATGGCACCACCAGCAGGACGAAGGCCGCCCGCTGGCCGAGATCGTGCCCGAGCGAATCGCCCGGTTCCCCGAGCACGAGCCGCTGATCCGCGCCTACGCCGAACGATTCGCGGAAACCTATCCCGAGCACATCCCCGGCACGCTCGATCTGATCGAACGGCTCAAGGCGCGCGGGGTGCCGCTGTTCGGCCTGTCCAACTTCGGTGCCGACTTCTGGGACGTGTTCCACGCCGGCCAGCCGGTATTCGAGGGGTTCGGCGATATCGTCGTCTCCGGCCACGAGAAGCTCGCCAAGCCCGACCCGGCAATCTACGCGCTGGCGGAACGCCGCTTCGGCCTGCCGCCGCAGTCGCTGCTGTTCATCGACGACAAGCCCGAGAACATCGCCGCCGCCGTTGCGCGCGGCTGGCAGGGGCACGTGTTCACCGATGCGGAGCGGCTGGAGCAGGACCTGGTCGCGCGCGGCCTGATCGGCTGA
- the ykgO gene encoding type B 50S ribosomal protein L36 — protein sequence MKIRNSLKSLKNRHRDCRVIRRRGRTYVINKTNRRFKARQG from the coding sequence ATGAAGATCCGCAACAGCCTCAAGTCGCTGAAGAACCGCCATCGCGATTGCCGCGTGATTCGTCGTCGCGGGCGTACCTACGTGATCAACAAGACCAACCGCCGGTTCAAGGCCCGCCAGGGCTAA
- the galE gene encoding UDP-glucose 4-epimerase GalE translates to MSDYKPPVLVTGGAGYIGSHAVLALRDAGWPVAVIDNLTTGFRFAIPDGVPLYLGDIEDGALLARIFAEQGTRAIMHFAGSIVVPESVEKPLDYYHNNTVKSRALLAAAVAAGVPHFIFSSTAATYGVPEESPVREDSPKIPINPYGWSKLMTEQMLADTVAAHPLNYCALRYFNVAGADPQARSGQSTAGATHLIKVAVEAALGKRDHVSVFGTDYDTPDGTGVRDYIHVSDLAAAHVLALEALLADPARSMTMNCGYGRGFSVMEVLDAVDRVTNLKLNRVMSPRRAGDPAALISDPSRIKATLPWQPQHADLDAIVNHALAWERRLAEIRGGSVSD, encoded by the coding sequence ATGAGCGACTACAAACCCCCCGTACTCGTCACCGGCGGCGCCGGGTATATCGGCAGCCATGCCGTCCTTGCCCTGCGCGATGCCGGCTGGCCGGTGGCGGTGATCGACAATCTGACGACCGGCTTCCGTTTCGCCATTCCCGATGGCGTGCCGCTGTATCTCGGCGATATCGAAGACGGCGCATTGCTGGCGCGCATCTTTGCGGAGCAAGGAACGCGGGCAATCATGCACTTCGCAGGCTCCATCGTGGTGCCCGAGAGCGTCGAGAAGCCGCTCGACTATTACCACAACAACACCGTGAAAAGCCGCGCGCTGCTGGCAGCGGCAGTGGCGGCAGGCGTGCCGCACTTCATCTTCTCCAGCACCGCGGCCACTTACGGCGTGCCCGAGGAATCGCCGGTGCGCGAGGATTCGCCCAAGATTCCGATCAATCCCTACGGCTGGTCCAAGCTGATGACCGAGCAAATGCTGGCCGACACCGTCGCCGCGCATCCGCTTAATTACTGCGCCCTGCGCTATTTCAACGTCGCCGGGGCCGACCCGCAGGCGCGCAGCGGGCAATCGACCGCCGGGGCCACCCACCTGATCAAGGTGGCGGTGGAAGCGGCGCTGGGCAAGCGCGACCATGTCAGCGTGTTCGGCACCGATTACGACACGCCCGATGGCACCGGGGTGCGCGATTACATCCACGTCAGCGATCTCGCCGCTGCGCATGTGCTGGCGCTGGAAGCGCTGCTCGCCGATCCCGCACGTTCGATGACGATGAACTGCGGTTACGGGCGCGGCTTCTCGGTGATGGAAGTGTTGGACGCAGTGGACCGGGTGACGAACCTGAAGCTCAATCGCGTGATGTCCCCGCGCCGCGCGGGCGATCCTGCCGCGCTGATTTCCGATCCCTCGCGGATCAAGGCCACCCTGCCGTGGCAGCCGCAGCACGCCGATCTCGATGCCATCGTGAACCATGCGCTGGCCTGGGAGCGGCGGCTGGCGGAGATAAGGGGAGGCTCGGTCAGCGACTAG
- a CDS encoding DUF4136 domain-containing protein, giving the protein MKTAILPLLAASALLGACATPAYVSPVEVTRFTGAAPQQLGQGTISVTAAPGLDGDSLAFAAYADAVRSELEAIGYRVVASDAGQVAAIALTSTLADPEERRSPVGVGVGGSTGTYGSGVGVGVGINLGSLGGPPPERIERQLFVAIRPASGGPNLWEGRANMTATSNSDYANEQAAAARMVESLFAGFPGVSGETIEVE; this is encoded by the coding sequence ATGAAAACCGCCATCCTCCCGCTCCTCGCCGCCAGCGCCCTGCTCGGTGCCTGCGCCACCCCCGCCTATGTCTCCCCGGTCGAGGTGACGCGCTTCACCGGCGCTGCCCCGCAGCAGCTGGGCCAAGGCACGATCAGCGTTACCGCCGCGCCGGGGCTGGATGGCGATTCGCTCGCCTTTGCTGCCTATGCCGATGCGGTGCGCAGCGAGCTGGAAGCGATCGGCTATCGGGTGGTCGCGAGCGATGCCGGGCAGGTGGCCGCGATTGCGCTCACTTCCACTCTGGCCGATCCCGAAGAACGGCGCAGCCCGGTAGGTGTCGGCGTGGGCGGATCGACAGGCACCTACGGTTCGGGCGTGGGTGTCGGCGTCGGGATCAACCTGGGTAGCCTCGGCGGGCCGCCACCCGAACGGATCGAGCGGCAACTTTTCGTCGCCATCCGTCCCGCCAGCGGAGGTCCGAACCTGTGGGAAGGCCGCGCCAACATGACCGCAACCAGCAACAGCGATTATGCCAATGAGCAAGCCGCAGCCGCGCGGATGGTCGAGTCGCTGTTTGCAGGGTTCCCCGGCGTCTCCGGAGAGACTATCGAAGTCGAATGA
- a CDS encoding glycoside hydrolase family 25 protein, producing the protein MGKKKKSVLRFWIEALLLLALAGTGGWLWWQTRHWAPPRGTFPSQGLVTGESDGVVDVSALRTARVDFVYLEASSGASGRDAVFGRNLAALADTGIRHGAVHAYDPCVPAERQAANFVTIVPRDPELLPPAIALAKPASACNDPVVEAALESELTTFINQVEGHAGQPVVLKVSEEFETAYGIAARIERNLWLEKNWVQPDYAGRPWVLWTANSALANPANGEPMRWVVLQP; encoded by the coding sequence ATGGGCAAGAAGAAGAAAAGCGTGCTGCGCTTCTGGATCGAGGCGCTGCTGCTACTGGCATTGGCGGGCACTGGCGGCTGGCTGTGGTGGCAGACCCGGCACTGGGCACCGCCGCGCGGCACCTTCCCTTCGCAAGGGCTGGTGACGGGCGAAAGCGACGGAGTGGTGGACGTATCCGCGCTGCGCACCGCGCGGGTCGATTTCGTCTATCTCGAAGCGAGCAGCGGGGCGAGCGGACGCGATGCTGTGTTCGGGCGCAATCTGGCCGCGCTGGCCGATACCGGCATCCGTCACGGCGCCGTCCACGCCTACGATCCCTGCGTTCCCGCAGAGCGGCAGGCGGCCAACTTCGTCACCATCGTTCCGCGCGATCCGGAACTGCTGCCCCCCGCCATCGCGCTCGCCAAGCCCGCGAGCGCCTGCAACGATCCGGTGGTGGAAGCGGCGCTGGAGAGTGAGCTGACCACCTTTATCAACCAGGTCGAAGGCCATGCCGGGCAGCCGGTGGTGCTGAAAGTGAGCGAGGAATTCGAAACGGCCTACGGCATCGCCGCACGAATCGAACGCAACCTGTGGCTGGAGAAGAACTGGGTCCAGCCCGATTATGCCGGGCGGCCGTGGGTGCTGTGGACCGCGAACAGCGCCCTCGCCAATCCGGCCAACGGCGAACCGATGCGCTGGGTGGTGTTGCAGCCCTAA
- a CDS encoding UPF0262 family protein, giving the protein MDATNNLAEADNRIERITLDEATVLARNEEIEKEREIALRDLVEDNLFRPLRAIEQGHQGPWHVHLAIVEGMLALQLSDRAGNDAGTIGLGLSRLRRVVREYFAICDSYYKALRRASAQEIETIDMARRGIHDRGTRQLEEALENKIETDFDTARRLFTLICVLHTKG; this is encoded by the coding sequence ATGGATGCCACGAACAATCTTGCCGAGGCCGACAACCGGATCGAGCGAATCACGCTCGATGAGGCGACCGTGCTTGCCCGCAACGAGGAGATCGAGAAGGAGCGCGAAATTGCGCTGCGCGATCTGGTGGAAGACAACCTGTTTCGCCCGCTGCGCGCCATCGAGCAGGGGCATCAGGGGCCGTGGCACGTGCATCTCGCCATCGTGGAGGGGATGTTGGCGCTGCAACTGAGTGACCGCGCAGGGAACGACGCGGGCACCATCGGGCTGGGCCTGTCGCGCCTGCGCCGCGTGGTGCGCGAATATTTCGCCATTTGCGACAGCTACTACAAGGCGCTGCGGCGTGCTTCCGCGCAGGAAATCGAGACCATCGACATGGCCCGGCGCGGCATCCACGATCGCGGGACGCGGCAGCTGGAGGAAGCGCTGGAGAACAAGATCGAAACCGATTTCGACACCGCGCGGCGGCTGTTTACACTAATTTGCGTACTCCACACCAAGGGGTGA
- a CDS encoding replicative DNA helicase produces MTASDLLLRPDSAAHAAGDSSAPQGRSLPANLEAEAAFIGAALIDNRVLEELPIELRPQHFFAPVHQRIYERILIGVERQMVVTPVTLKPYFEADEGLRELGGSAYLAQLTADGQGLLAPRELAQQIYDLALLRELVSVGRELVETALDTSEVEPMVQIEKAEARLFEVADGATTENTGTSFRSASHAAIKLVEAAMNSGGGLSGKTTGLEVIDNKTAGLHNSDLIILAGRPGMGKSSLAMNIAFNCAEEHLKWMRDGGPNNYGAPAAFFSLEMSADQLATRILAEQAEVSSEALRSGKLNRDEFHKLSYAAQRLSELPLYIDDTPALTISGLRTRARRLKRRHDIGLIVVDYLQLLQGSGRASDNRVNEISEISRGLKTLAKELQVPVIALSQLSRAVESREDKRPMLSDLRESGSIEQDADMVWFIFRAEYYHEASRPDMVTETSSEADKEKYRTWEDRYMELKNRATLMVAKQRHGSTGNVPLHFQSEFTKFTSPNMKDYSDYGFE; encoded by the coding sequence ATGACCGCGTCCGACCTGCTCCTCCGCCCCGATTCTGCCGCCCATGCCGCAGGCGATTCCAGTGCCCCGCAAGGGCGCTCGCTGCCCGCCAACCTTGAAGCCGAAGCGGCGTTCATCGGCGCGGCGCTGATCGACAACCGGGTGCTGGAAGAACTGCCGATCGAACTGCGCCCGCAGCATTTCTTCGCCCCCGTCCACCAGCGCATCTACGAACGCATCCTGATCGGGGTCGAACGGCAGATGGTCGTCACCCCGGTGACGCTGAAACCCTATTTCGAAGCCGACGAAGGACTGCGCGAACTCGGCGGCAGCGCCTATCTCGCCCAGCTCACTGCCGACGGGCAGGGCCTGCTCGCCCCGCGCGAACTGGCGCAGCAGATATACGATCTGGCGCTGCTGCGCGAACTCGTCAGCGTAGGCCGCGAACTGGTGGAGACCGCGCTCGATACCTCCGAGGTCGAACCGATGGTGCAGATCGAAAAGGCCGAGGCGCGGCTGTTCGAAGTGGCCGACGGGGCGACCACCGAGAACACCGGGACCAGTTTCCGCTCGGCTTCGCACGCGGCGATCAAGCTCGTCGAAGCGGCAATGAATTCGGGCGGCGGCCTGTCGGGCAAGACCACCGGGCTGGAAGTGATCGACAACAAGACCGCCGGGCTGCACAATTCCGATCTGATCATCCTCGCCGGGCGCCCCGGCATGGGCAAGAGCTCGCTGGCGATGAACATCGCTTTCAACTGCGCCGAGGAACATCTCAAATGGATGCGCGACGGCGGGCCGAACAATTACGGCGCACCTGCCGCCTTCTTCAGCCTGGAAATGAGCGCCGACCAGCTCGCCACGCGTATCCTCGCCGAACAGGCGGAGGTTTCTTCCGAAGCGCTGCGCTCCGGCAAGCTCAACCGCGACGAATTCCACAAGCTGTCCTACGCGGCGCAGCGCCTGAGCGAGTTGCCGCTCTATATCGACGATACGCCCGCGCTCACCATTTCCGGCCTGCGCACCCGCGCCCGTCGGTTGAAGCGGCGGCACGACATCGGGCTGATCGTGGTCGATTACCTGCAATTGCTGCAAGGCTCGGGCCGCGCCAGCGACAACCGGGTGAACGAGATTTCCGAGATCAGCCGAGGGTTGAAGACCCTGGCCAAGGAATTGCAGGTGCCGGTGATCGCGCTCTCGCAGCTCAGCCGCGCCGTCGAATCGCGCGAGGACAAGCGGCCGATGCTGTCCGACCTGCGCGAATCGGGATCGATCGAGCAGGACGCGGACATGGTGTGGTTCATCTTCCGTGCCGAATACTACCACGAAGCCTCACGCCCGGACATGGTGACCGAGACCAGTTCGGAAGCCGACAAGGAGAAGTACCGGACCTGGGAAGACCGCTACATGGAGCTGAAAAACCGCGCGACGCTGATGGTCGCCAAGCAGCGGCACGGCTCCACCGGCAATGTGCCGCTGCATTTCCAGAGCGAATTCACCAAGTTCACCTCGCCCAATATGAAGGACTATTCGGACTACGGGTTCGAATAG
- a CDS encoding citryl-CoA lyase, with the protein MRIGKQDNAVSSICQSDATSITVRGLDLCSEVIGKLDFTSYFWLLVTGVQPSEKQRVLADAVLCAIAEHGLVPSVVATRMTYAAAPEAFHGAVAAGLLGCGSVVLGSAEVAGRFYAQCVAKVREGISAGEAAKAGIAALRAEKKAIPGFGHPQHSGGDPRAHRLLAIAAEQGMEGEHIAMLRTIAAVLPEAIGRSLPINVNGAIPAVMLDAGFPLAALKGISLLARTASLIAHLQEESEGPIGFIMSGAAADRIEFAPMED; encoded by the coding sequence ATGCGGATCGGGAAACAGGACAACGCGGTCAGTTCGATCTGCCAGTCGGATGCCACCAGCATCACCGTTCGCGGGCTTGACCTGTGCAGCGAGGTCATTGGCAAGCTCGATTTCACCAGCTATTTCTGGCTATTGGTCACCGGCGTACAGCCCAGCGAGAAGCAGCGCGTGCTGGCCGACGCGGTGCTCTGCGCGATTGCCGAACACGGACTCGTGCCGAGCGTAGTCGCCACCCGGATGACCTATGCTGCCGCGCCCGAAGCATTCCACGGCGCGGTCGCCGCCGGTCTGCTCGGTTGCGGATCGGTGGTGCTGGGCAGTGCCGAGGTGGCCGGGCGCTTCTACGCCCAATGTGTTGCCAAGGTGCGGGAGGGAATATCGGCCGGGGAAGCCGCGAAGGCCGGGATAGCTGCCCTTCGTGCCGAGAAGAAGGCGATCCCCGGTTTCGGCCACCCGCAGCATTCGGGCGGCGATCCGCGTGCGCATCGCCTGCTCGCCATCGCTGCCGAACAGGGCATGGAAGGCGAGCACATCGCCATGCTGCGAACCATTGCAGCGGTGCTGCCCGAAGCCATCGGCCGGAGCCTGCCGATCAATGTCAACGGGGCGATCCCGGCCGTGATGCTCGATGCAGGCTTCCCGCTTGCCGCGCTCAAGGGCATCTCGCTGCTCGCCCGCACCGCCAGCCTGATCGCGCACCTGCAGGAAGAAAGCGAAGGCCCGATCGGCTTCATCATGAGCGGCGCAGCGGCGGACCGGATCGAATTCGCGCCGATGGAGGACTGA
- a CDS encoding CoA transferase — MTAKPLQDVTVLEMGTFITGPAAGMLLADLGANVIKVELPGLGDPFRSFKGGLYSPHFQTYNRNKRSVTLDTRKAEDLAQFDSLVADADVFIQNFRPGVAAKLGVDAERLRGINPALVYASISGFGAEGPDRDRPAFDTVAQAASGFLRLLVNPDHPRVVGPAIADAMTGFYCALGILAALNERHSTGKGRLVETSMFEAMCHFNLDDFTHLLSAGEVMGPYSRPHVSQSYVFECADGKWIALHMSSPPKFWENLATAVGQPDMLARPEFASREARIAHYDEVIAFLAPIFAGRPRGDWAQVLEKLEVPHSEVRTSREVLDSEQARALRIEVADPAGPHGEFRTIRSPLSFDGERMTEVTAPPTLGQHDAEIRAATKG, encoded by the coding sequence ATGACCGCCAAGCCGCTGCAGGATGTCACTGTGCTCGAAATGGGCACTTTCATCACCGGCCCCGCTGCGGGGATGTTGCTGGCCGATCTGGGCGCGAATGTCATCAAGGTCGAGCTGCCGGGGTTGGGCGATCCTTTCCGTTCGTTCAAGGGTGGGCTCTACTCTCCGCATTTCCAGACCTACAATCGCAACAAGCGGAGCGTGACGCTGGATACGCGCAAGGCTGAGGACTTGGCTCAGTTCGATTCGCTGGTCGCGGATGCGGATGTTTTCATTCAGAATTTCCGGCCGGGGGTTGCGGCCAAGCTGGGGGTGGATGCGGAGCGGTTGCGGGGGATCAATCCGGCCCTGGTCTATGCCTCGATTTCCGGCTTCGGCGCCGAGGGGCCGGACCGGGACCGGCCCGCCTTCGACACCGTGGCGCAGGCGGCGAGCGGGTTCCTGCGGCTGCTGGTCAATCCCGATCATCCGCGCGTTGTCGGTCCGGCGATTGCCGATGCGATGACGGGTTTCTACTGCGCGCTGGGGATTCTGGCGGCGCTGAATGAGCGGCATTCGACCGGCAAGGGACGGCTGGTCGAAACGTCGATGTTCGAGGCGATGTGCCACTTCAATCTGGATGATTTCACCCACCTTTTGTCCGCTGGCGAAGTGATGGGGCCGTACTCGCGTCCGCATGTTTCGCAGAGCTATGTGTTTGAATGTGCGGACGGAAAATGGATCGCCTTGCACATGTCCTCCCCGCCCAAGTTCTGGGAGAACCTCGCCACGGCGGTCGGGCAGCCGGATATGCTCGCCCGGCCCGAGTTTGCCAGCCGCGAGGCGCGGATTGCGCACTATGACGAGGTGATTGCCTTCCTCGCCCCGATCTTCGCCGGCAGGCCGCGCGGCGATTGGGCGCAGGTGCTTGAAAAGCTGGAAGTCCCTCATTCCGAAGTGCGCACCTCGCGCGAAGTGCTCGACAGCGAGCAGGCCAGGGCGTTGAGAATCGAAGTCGCCGATCCCGCTGGGCCGCACGGAGAGTTTCGCACGATCCGCTCCCCGCTCAGCTTCGATGGCGAGCGGATGACCGAAGTCACCGCCCCGCCCACACTCGGCCAGCACGACGCAGAAATTCGCGCCGCAACAAAAGGTTAG